From the genome of Oceanispirochaeta sp., one region includes:
- a CDS encoding FprA family A-type flavoprotein, producing MKSVEITKGVYRMGVNIEPGNLFEGIWSIPDGTSINSYVVKGDKTAVIDLTQNKDDFPRSITSQMEEIGVSPANIDYIIVNHMEPDHSGWLRKFRTKNPEMEIYCSQKAVPLVNEFCGIFDHVHAIKDGETLDLGQGKTLQFFDTPNIHWPETMMTFLVEDKILFSCDAFGSYGEVDDNAVFDDQLSSDQHEFFKKEALRYYANIVASFSAFVERGLKKLSGLDIRMICPSHGIIWRENPAVIVERYARYASYLKGPACAEITVIWGSMYGNTAKLVSEVIKGIRSEKIPVHQYRVPEDDIGFILADAWKSAGIVLGMPTYEYQMFPPMAHVIDDFNRKKVQNKKAFRFGSYGWSGGAEKELGTATEKLHWDFLESVEWQGAPGEAEMKMAFQRGRELAVLVKEFASKACD from the coding sequence TCGAACCGGGTAATCTGTTCGAAGGGATCTGGTCTATTCCTGACGGAACGTCTATCAATTCCTATGTTGTTAAGGGTGATAAGACCGCCGTCATTGATTTAACTCAGAATAAGGATGATTTTCCCCGGAGCATTACTTCACAGATGGAAGAAATCGGAGTCAGTCCCGCCAATATCGATTATATCATCGTCAATCATATGGAGCCGGATCATTCAGGATGGCTCAGGAAGTTTAGAACTAAAAATCCGGAGATGGAGATTTACTGCAGTCAGAAAGCGGTTCCCCTGGTCAACGAATTTTGTGGAATCTTTGACCATGTTCATGCCATCAAAGATGGGGAGACTCTGGATCTGGGACAGGGGAAAACCCTGCAGTTTTTTGATACTCCCAATATTCATTGGCCCGAAACAATGATGACCTTTCTTGTGGAAGACAAGATTCTATTTTCCTGTGATGCCTTTGGTTCCTATGGTGAAGTAGATGATAATGCAGTTTTTGATGATCAGCTTTCGAGTGATCAGCATGAGTTTTTTAAAAAAGAAGCCCTCCGTTATTACGCCAACATTGTCGCCTCATTTTCTGCTTTTGTGGAAAGAGGATTGAAAAAACTGAGCGGTCTGGATATCCGTATGATCTGTCCCTCCCACGGAATTATCTGGAGAGAGAATCCTGCGGTCATAGTGGAGCGATATGCCCGTTACGCATCCTACCTTAAGGGGCCGGCCTGTGCGGAAATCACTGTAATCTGGGGTTCCATGTACGGGAATACGGCTAAACTTGTATCTGAAGTCATCAAGGGCATCCGCAGTGAGAAGATCCCGGTTCATCAGTACAGAGTTCCGGAAGACGACATCGGATTCATTCTGGCGGATGCCTGGAAATCGGCAGGAATTGTATTGGGGATGCCTACATACGAATACCAGATGTTTCCCCCTATGGCTCATGTCATCGATGATTTCAACCGCAAAAAAGTACAGAATAAGAAAGCCTTCCGCTTTGGATCCTATGGATGGTCCGGAGGAGCCGAAAAAGAACTGGGTACAGCCACAGAAAAACTTCATTGGGATTTCCTTGAGTCGGTAGAGTGGCAGGGCGCTCCGGGTGAGGCCGAAATGAAGATGGCCTTTCAGCGGGGCAGGGAGCTGGCCGTGCTTGTGAAAGAGTTTGCCAGTAAGGCCTGCGACTGA